One stretch of Zingiber officinale cultivar Zhangliang chromosome 6B, Zo_v1.1, whole genome shotgun sequence DNA includes these proteins:
- the LOC121991450 gene encoding uncharacterized protein LOC121991450, translating into MTTATSCFNPFLYLFALLLVHLACFFFPPSGGEQQEPSQFNRRRARRAAPSSLLKASTSAPAKTPVKHSISLRSCLAQGLCFLMPKNKEPEQRKTETAAAVVLDHEYRYTSRFNMYSCPDCGEDFRIPQLLDIHRSTKHSFSDLSCSDPGYNVVRIIFFAGWKGRGPVAVHRLLKIHHSGRTLARFEEYRAAVRSRAETIVVGGGGGEERCVADGNERLGFYSTTCLCGLGGGACGVGQCEACPVVRRGSFAGKSGRELGVMATHATGWGAHVAPAAREMRQAGERKVIVMCRVVAGRVAHGAAAAEKKAAVAEGFDSVIPGCRSFAGGEEDELLLVFSPKALLPCFVIIYTA; encoded by the coding sequence ATGACGACGGCAACTTCCTGCTTCAACCCTTTCCTTTACCTCTTTGCCCTCCTCTTAGTCCATCTCGCCTGCTTCTTCTTCCCCCCCTCCGGAGGAGAACAACAGGAACCATCGCAGTTCAACCGGAGGAGGGCGAGGAGGGCTGCCCCCTCTTCTCTCTTGAAAGCCTCAACCTCAGCTCCGGCGAAGACCCCGGTGAAGCATTCTATATCTCTCCGGTCCTGCCTTGCACAAGGCCTCTGCTTTCTTATGCCAAAGAACAAGGAACCGGAGCAGAGGAAAACAGAGACCGCCGCCGCCGTCGTTTTAGACCATGAGTACCGTTACACCTCTAGGTTCAACATGTACTCGTGTCCAGATTGCGGCGAGGACTTCCGTATTCCCCAGCTCCTAGACATCCACCGCTCCACCAAGCACTCCTTCTCTGACCTCAGCTGCAGCGACCCCGGCTACAATGTCGTCCGCATCATCTTCTTCGCAGGGTGGAAAGGCCGCGGTCCGGTCGCGGTCCACCGCCTCCTCAAGATCCACCACTCGGGTCGGACCCTCGCCCGGTTCGAGGAGTACCGTGCTGCAGTCCGGAGCAGGGCCGAGACTATTGTTGTTGGCGGCGGAGGGGGCGAAGAACGGTGCGTCGCGGACGGGAACGAGCGGCTTGGATTCTACAGCACGACGTGCCTGTGCGGCCTAGGGGGAGGCGCGTGCGGGGTCGGGCAGTGCGAAGCCTGCCCGGTGGTGCGGCGAGGCAGCTTCGCGGGGAAGAGTGGCCGGGAGCTGGGGGTGATGGCGACGCACGCCACCGGGTGGGGAGCGCACGTGGCACCGGCGGCGAGGGAGATGCGGCAGGCGGGGGAGCGCAAGGTGATTGTGATGTGCCGCGTGGTGGCCGGGAGGGTTGCCCACGGGGCAGCTGCGGCGGAGAAGAAGGCCGCGGTGGCGGAGGGGTTCGATTCGGTAATCCCGGGGTGCAGAAGCTTCGCCGGCGGCGAGGAGGATGAGTTGTTGTTGGTGTTTAGTCCTAAAGCACTGTTGCCGTGCTTCGTCATCATTTACACCGCATGA